The following coding sequences lie in one Chionomys nivalis chromosome 8, mChiNiv1.1, whole genome shotgun sequence genomic window:
- the LOC130880681 gene encoding sperm flagellar protein 1-like — protein sequence MLSASKQSSAALLPPPEVIHNLCAWLDRLPLSRPKRHLARDFSDGVLVAEIVKHFHPRLVNLHSYVPACSTDQKLSNWSLLNRKVFQKLHLCISEADIQKVVSNKPGVIESILCSLKEKMEAGTAHRGPTGAAEPGLSSVDAVRPLGGLSTHPHTTRTQNLNVDNSSSSEPLWDAYGERRYIPEGWTHDNHELTNLQKRAGLQSPPTPVSTKTLQNQRDLEKKGCCACRGDPVEGLWDHLAGIQQQLEDKEQAIAILQETVKILQMKVMRLEYLVQLKDQRIWELMRSEPEERQSWRGPHPESFRP from the exons ATGCTCAGTGCTTCCAAGCAGAGCTCTGCCGCGCTCCTGCCACCGCCTGAGGTTATTCATAACCTCTGCGCCTGGCTGGACCGGCTTCCACTCAGCCGCCCCAAGCGCCACCTGGCTCGGGACTTCAGTGATGGTG TGCTGGTGGCCGAGATTGTGAAGCACTTCCACCCTCGGCTGGTGAACTTGCACAGCTACGTCCCAGCCTGCAGTACAGACCAGAAGTTGAGCAACTGGAGCCTTCTCAACAG gaaaGTCTTTCAAAAGCTGCACTTGTGTATCTCAGAGGCCGACATCCAAAAGGTGGTGTCCAACAAGCCTGGGGTTATCGAGTCTATCTTGTGTTCGCTGAAGGAGAAAATGGAGGCCGGCACTGCTCACAGAGGCCCGACTGGTGCAGCT GAACCAGGCCTCTCCAGTGTGGATGCTGTCCGACCTTTGGGAGGGCTAAGCACCCACCCGCATACCACTAGGACTCAGAATCTTAATGTGGATAATAGCAGCTCGTCAGAGCCCCTCTGGGACGCCTATGGAGAGCGTCGCTACATTCCTGAAGGCTGGACACATGACAATCACGAGCTCACAAATCTTCAAAAGAGGGCAG GCCTTCAGAGCCCTCCAACCCCCGTCAGCACGAAGACCCTTCAGAATCAAAGGGATCtggagaaaaagggctgctgtgCTTGCAGAGG GGACCCAGTTGAAGGGCTCTGGGATCACCTGGCCGGCATCCAGCAGCAGCTGGAGGATAAGGAGCAAGCAATAGCCATTCTGCAGGAGACAGTCAAG ATTTTGCAGATGAAGGTGATGAGGTTGGAGTATCTGGTACAGCTGAAGGACCAACGGATCTGGGAGCTGATGAGATCTGAGCCCGAGGAGCGTCAGAGCTGGAGGGGCCCCCATCCAGAGTCATTCAGACCTTGA